In Actinobacillus indolicus, a single genomic region encodes these proteins:
- a CDS encoding ArsR/SmtB family transcription factor, whose translation MSDISRVKILSALMDGRAWTATELSSVANISASTASSHLSKLLDCQLITVVAQGKHRYFRLAGKDIAELMESMMGISLNHGVHAKVSTPVHLRKARTCYDHLAGEVAVKIYDSLCQQQWITENGSMITLSGIQYFHEMGIDVPSKHSRKICCACLDWSERRFHLGGYVGAALFSLYESKGWLTRHLGYREVTITEKGYAAFKTHFHI comes from the coding sequence ATGTCTGACATTTCACGAGTTAAAATACTCAGTGCTTTGATGGATGGGCGAGCTTGGACGGCCACTGAGCTAAGTTCTGTGGCGAATATATCAGCTTCAACGGCGAGCAGTCATTTATCTAAATTATTAGATTGCCAGCTAATCACAGTAGTAGCTCAAGGCAAGCATCGTTATTTTCGGCTAGCAGGAAAAGATATTGCTGAATTGATGGAAAGTATGATGGGGATCTCCTTAAACCATGGCGTACATGCCAAAGTTTCCACGCCAGTGCATTTACGAAAAGCACGTACTTGCTATGATCATTTAGCTGGCGAAGTTGCCGTTAAGATCTATGATTCCCTTTGTCAACAGCAATGGATCACTGAAAATGGTTCAATGATCACATTAAGTGGTATTCAATATTTTCATGAAATGGGAATTGACGTTCCTTCCAAACATTCACGTAAAATCTGTTGTGCGTGTTTAGATTGGAGTGAACGCCGTTTCCATTTAGGTGGGTACGTTGGAGCCGCATTATTTTCGCTTTATGAATCTAAAGGGTGGTTAACTCGACATCTTGGTTACCGTGAAGTTACCATCACGGAAAAAGGTTATGCTGCTTTTAAGACCCACTTTCACATTTAA
- the purB gene encoding adenylosuccinate lyase, translating into MQLNALTALSPIDGRYQDKAAALRPIFSEFGLLKFRVTVEVRWLQKLASHAQINEVPAFSEKANDYLDQIVKNFSIEDAERIKTIERTTNHDVKAVEYFLKEKCEALPELQKINEFIHFACTSEDINNTSHALMLKTARQEVLLPEWKKVIDAVVELANRYKDIPLLSRTHGQPASPTTIGKEMANVAYRLKRQYKQLENLEILAKINGAVGNYNAHLSAYPDVDWHTFSQEFVTESLGVTWNPYTTQIEPHDYIAEFFDCVARFNTIVIDFDRDMWGYIALNHFKQRTIAGEIGSSTMPHKVNPIDFENSEGNLGLANAVMNHLGQKLPISRWQRDLTDSTVLRNLGVGLGYALIAYASTLKGISKLEVNEQHLREELDQNWEVLAEPIQTVMRRYGIEKPYEKLKELTRGKRVDGEAMRQFIDGLALPQAEKDRLKQMTPASYIGYAVELVEKL; encoded by the coding sequence ATGCAACTTAATGCTTTAACTGCATTGTCCCCGATTGACGGTCGCTACCAAGACAAAGCTGCCGCACTTCGCCCGATTTTCAGTGAATTTGGCTTGCTTAAATTTCGTGTTACCGTAGAAGTTCGTTGGTTACAAAAACTGGCTTCTCACGCACAAATCAACGAGGTTCCTGCTTTTTCTGAAAAAGCAAACGATTACCTAGATCAGATCGTTAAAAATTTCTCTATTGAAGATGCCGAGCGTATTAAAACGATTGAACGTACCACTAATCACGATGTTAAAGCCGTTGAATATTTCTTAAAAGAGAAGTGCGAAGCCTTGCCTGAACTACAAAAAATCAATGAATTTATTCACTTTGCTTGTACTTCTGAAGATATCAATAATACTTCTCATGCCTTGATGCTCAAAACGGCTCGTCAAGAAGTTTTATTGCCTGAATGGAAAAAAGTGATTGATGCGGTCGTAGAGCTTGCGAATCGCTACAAAGATATTCCGCTTCTTTCTCGCACGCACGGTCAGCCTGCCAGCCCAACCACAATTGGTAAAGAAATGGCAAATGTTGCGTATCGTTTAAAACGTCAATATAAGCAGTTAGAAAACTTAGAAATTTTAGCTAAAATCAATGGGGCAGTAGGTAACTACAATGCACATTTATCTGCTTATCCTGATGTAGATTGGCACACTTTCAGCCAAGAGTTTGTAACAGAATCTTTAGGCGTAACTTGGAACCCATACACCACTCAAATTGAACCGCACGATTACATTGCAGAATTTTTTGATTGTGTCGCTCGCTTCAATACGATTGTGATCGACTTTGACCGTGATATGTGGGGCTATATTGCATTAAATCACTTTAAACAACGTACTATCGCAGGTGAAATTGGTTCTTCTACAATGCCACATAAAGTCAATCCAATTGACTTTGAAAATTCAGAAGGCAACTTAGGTTTAGCCAATGCGGTAATGAACCATTTAGGGCAAAAATTACCGATTTCTCGTTGGCAACGTGATTTAACCGACTCAACCGTATTGCGTAACTTAGGCGTAGGTTTAGGTTATGCGTTGATTGCTTATGCTTCTACGCTAAAAGGGATCAGTAAGTTAGAAGTGAATGAGCAACATTTGCGAGAGGAGTTAGATCAAAACTGGGAAGTGTTAGCAGAGCCAATTCAAACGGTGATGCGCCGTTATGGTATTGAAAAGCCGTATGAAAAACTCAAAGAGCTAACCCGTGGTAAACGTGTAGATGGCGAGGCGATGCGTCAATTTATTGATGGATTGGCATTGCCACAAGCAGAGAAAGATCGCTTAAAACAGATGACCCCTGCAAGCTATATTGGCTATGCAGTGGAACTTGTTGAAAAGCTGTAA
- a CDS encoding antibiotic biosynthesis monooxygenase family protein gives MIAVIFEVQIQPDQQTRYLTLAEELRPLLSHVAGFISIERFQSLATEGKMLSLSWWENEYAVLQWKNHVLHAKAQQEGRESIFDFYKISIAHITREYSFKKDKDNV, from the coding sequence ATGATTGCTGTAATATTTGAGGTGCAAATACAACCCGACCAACAAACTCGCTATTTGACTTTAGCTGAGGAGTTAAGACCACTATTAAGTCATGTAGCTGGTTTTATTTCAATTGAACGTTTTCAAAGTCTAGCTACAGAAGGAAAAATGTTATCGCTATCTTGGTGGGAAAACGAATACGCAGTTCTGCAATGGAAAAATCATGTTTTACATGCGAAAGCTCAACAAGAAGGGCGAGAGTCAATATTTGATTTTTACAAAATTAGTATTGCTCATATTACTCGCGAATATTCATTTAAAAAGGACAAGGATAATGTTTGA
- the ubiA gene encoding 4-hydroxybenzoate octaprenyltransferase: protein MKSHFSQDKWLAYMQLMRLDKPIGTFLLLWPTLWALFAVADGIPPLPILIIFVLGVIIMRAAGCVINDYADRHIDGNVQRTSQRPLATGRATAKEAKILFVTLILVAFLLVLQLNLYTIGLSVIAVGLATVYPFMKRYTHLPQFVLGMAFGWSIPMAYGAVTETLPLECWLLFFANLAWTVAYDTQYAMVDRDDDLRIGVKSTAILFAQYDNKIIALLQATALILLTIFGKISHYSTAYFVALGLTATLFIYQCKLTKQREREACFKAFLNNHYVGMGIFIAILIGIYTA from the coding sequence ATGAAATCACATTTTAGTCAAGACAAATGGTTGGCTTATATGCAATTAATGCGTTTAGATAAGCCAATCGGTACTTTTTTATTACTTTGGCCGACCTTATGGGCGTTATTTGCGGTGGCAGATGGCATTCCGCCTTTACCTATTTTAATCATTTTTGTTCTTGGCGTGATTATCATGCGTGCGGCAGGCTGTGTCATCAACGACTATGCCGATCGCCATATTGACGGTAACGTACAAAGAACTTCACAACGCCCACTCGCCACAGGTAGAGCAACGGCAAAAGAAGCCAAAATACTCTTTGTTACACTGATTTTGGTTGCTTTTTTATTGGTATTACAGCTAAACCTTTATACTATCGGCTTATCTGTGATTGCTGTTGGTTTAGCCACCGTTTATCCTTTTATGAAACGTTACACCCATTTACCCCAATTTGTACTGGGAATGGCATTTGGTTGGTCAATTCCAATGGCATACGGAGCAGTAACTGAAACATTACCCCTAGAGTGTTGGTTACTTTTTTTTGCTAATCTCGCTTGGACGGTTGCCTACGACACCCAATATGCAATGGTGGATAGAGATGATGATTTACGAATCGGCGTAAAATCAACCGCAATTTTATTTGCTCAATACGACAATAAAATCATTGCCTTATTACAAGCTACCGCATTAATCCTACTTACGATTTTTGGAAAAATAAGCCATTATTCAACCGCTTATTTCGTTGCATTAGGGCTAACTGCTACCTTATTTATCTATCAATGTAAACTCACCAAACAACGTGAACGAGAAGCTTGTTTCAAAGCCTTTTTAAATAATCATTATGTAGGCATGGGGATCTTCATTGCGATTTTAATCGGCATTTATACTGCTTAG
- the bleO gene encoding bleomycin binding protein, whose product MPALPVGDIKKSIGFYCDKLGFTLVHHEDGFAVLMCNEVRIHLWEASDEGWRSRSNDSPVCTGAESFIAGTASCRIEVEGIDELYQHIKPLGILHPNTSLKDQWWDERDFAVIDPDNNLISFFQQIKS is encoded by the coding sequence ATCCCGGCATTGCCAGTCGGGGATATTAAAAAGAGTATAGGTTTTTATTGCGATAAACTAGGTTTCACTTTGGTTCACCATGAAGATGGATTCGCAGTTCTAATGTGTAATGAGGTTCGGATTCATCTATGGGAGGCAAGTGATGAAGGCTGGCGCTCTCGTAGTAATGATTCACCGGTTTGTACAGGTGCGGAGTCGTTTATTGCTGGTACTGCTAGTTGCCGCATTGAAGTAGAGGGAATTGATGAATTATATCAACATATTAAGCCTTTGGGCATTTTGCACCCCAATACATCATTAAAAGATCAGTGGTGGGATGAACGAGACTTTGCAGTAATTGATCCCGACAACAATTTGATTAGCTTTTTTCAACAAATAAAAAGCTAA
- a CDS encoding pyridoxamine 5'-phosphate oxidase family protein, with protein MSQVVDFLNEAKTFYFATVEGDQPRVRPFNAAMERNGKVYLGTTNQKKVYQQLLANSKVEVSGMAKGKWIRLTGEAVIDDTVEAREAMLEANPPLRDWYSADDGKFTVFYLKNMQAVLYSFTGDPEILDN; from the coding sequence ATGAGTCAAGTTGTTGATTTTTTAAATGAAGCAAAAACTTTTTATTTTGCAACCGTTGAAGGAGACCAGCCAAGGGTCAGACCGTTTAATGCAGCCATGGAGAGGAATGGCAAGGTCTATCTTGGTACAACCAATCAGAAAAAAGTTTATCAGCAGTTATTGGCAAATTCAAAGGTGGAAGTCTCAGGTATGGCAAAAGGAAAATGGATTCGGCTCACCGGCGAAGCCGTAATTGATGATACCGTGGAAGCAAGGGAAGCAATGCTTGAAGCAAATCCGCCTTTGAGAGATTGGTATAGCGCTGATGATGGGAAATTCACCGTATTTTATTTGAAAAACATGCAGGCAGTTTTATATTCCTTTACAGGAGATCCGGAGATATTAGATAATTAA
- the tet(B) gene encoding tetracycline efflux MFS transporter Tet(B), which produces MNSSTKIALVITLLDAMGIGLIMPVLPTLLREFIASEDIANHFGVLLALYALMQVIFAPWLGKMSDRFGRRPVLLLSLIGASLDYLLLAFSSALWMLYLGRLLSGITGATGAVAASVIADTTSASQRVKWFGWLGASFGLGLIAGPIIGGFAGEISPHSPFFIAALLNIVAFLVVMFWFRETKNTRDNTDTEVGVETQSNSVYITLFKTMPILLIIYFSAQLIGQIPATVWVLFTENRFGWNSMMVGFSLAGLGLLHSVFQAFVAGRIATKWGEKTAVLLGFIADSSAFAFLAFISEGWLVFPVLILLAGGGIALPALQGVMSIQTKSHQQGALQGLLVSLTNATGVIGPLLFAVIYNHSLPIWDGWIWIIGLAFYCIIILLSMTFMLTPQAQGSKQETSA; this is translated from the coding sequence ATGAATAGTTCGACAAAGATCGCATTGGTAATTACGTTACTCGATGCCATGGGGATTGGCCTTATCATGCCAGTCTTGCCAACGTTATTACGTGAATTTATTGCTTCGGAAGATATCGCTAACCACTTTGGCGTATTGCTTGCACTTTATGCGTTAATGCAGGTTATCTTTGCTCCTTGGCTTGGAAAAATGTCTGACCGATTTGGTCGGCGCCCAGTGCTGTTGTTGTCATTAATAGGCGCATCGCTGGATTACTTATTGCTGGCTTTTTCAAGTGCGCTTTGGATGCTGTATTTAGGCCGTTTGCTTTCAGGGATCACAGGAGCTACTGGGGCTGTCGCGGCATCGGTCATTGCCGATACCACCTCAGCTTCTCAACGCGTGAAGTGGTTCGGTTGGTTAGGGGCAAGTTTTGGGCTTGGTTTAATAGCGGGGCCTATTATTGGTGGTTTTGCAGGAGAGATTTCACCGCATAGTCCCTTTTTTATCGCTGCGTTGCTAAATATTGTCGCTTTCCTTGTGGTTATGTTTTGGTTCCGTGAAACCAAAAATACACGTGATAATACAGATACCGAAGTAGGGGTTGAGACGCAATCGAATTCGGTATACATCACTTTATTTAAAACGATGCCCATTTTGTTGATTATTTATTTTTCAGCGCAATTGATAGGCCAAATTCCCGCAACGGTGTGGGTGCTATTTACCGAAAATCGTTTTGGATGGAATAGCATGATGGTTGGCTTTTCATTAGCGGGTCTTGGTCTTTTACACTCAGTATTCCAAGCCTTTGTGGCAGGAAGAATAGCCACTAAATGGGGCGAAAAAACGGCAGTACTGCTCGGATTTATTGCAGATAGTAGTGCATTTGCCTTTTTAGCGTTTATATCTGAAGGTTGGTTAGTTTTCCCTGTTTTAATTTTATTGGCTGGTGGTGGGATCGCTTTACCTGCATTACAGGGAGTGATGTCTATCCAAACAAAGAGTCATCAGCAAGGTGCTTTACAGGGATTATTGGTGAGCCTTACCAATGCAACCGGTGTTATTGGCCCATTACTGTTTGCTGTTATTTATAATCATTCACTACCAATTTGGGATGGCTGGATTTGGATTATTGGTTTAGCGTTTTACTGTATTATTATCCTGCTATCGATGACCTTCATGTTAACCCCTCAAGCTCAGGGGAGTAAACAGGAGACAAGTGCTTAG
- a CDS encoding RHS repeat protein: MGWLGQGWSVPGCQRVERQSRGFVYIDEQGREILLPELTAGGAGVFIQAEQMWVTLLANGEIEISGLDRSLTFCFKSLRGDYRHFALVRVYDSHANQQQFYYDERGLPHKIMDGNGRVFRLVFEAVSENRLRLVSVAWQQAEDTALTHLLVRYRYNLEGDLIAVENAQGEKVRQFAYQHHLLTSHQNAAGLVSRYEYDKYELGGKVIRNRTNLGEDWQFRYFPNYTEVTDNLGRIEQYHFDHHQALVKRVFADGSTQQFERDKLGRLLSQTDRAGRKSEFRYNAQGQLVEQIRSDN, from the coding sequence GTGGGCTGGTTGGGACAAGGCTGGTCGGTACCGGGATGTCAGCGTGTTGAGCGTCAATCTCGAGGTTTTGTGTATATTGATGAACAAGGTCGAGAGATATTACTTCCTGAATTAACGGCAGGTGGTGCCGGTGTGTTTATTCAGGCAGAGCAAATGTGGGTAACGTTGTTGGCGAATGGCGAGATTGAAATCAGTGGTTTAGACCGGTCTTTGACGTTCTGTTTTAAATCGTTGCGTGGGGATTATCGCCATTTTGCCTTAGTGCGAGTGTATGACAGTCACGCCAATCAACAGCAGTTTTACTATGATGAACGAGGTTTGCCGCACAAAATTATGGATGGTAACGGTCGGGTTTTCCGATTGGTATTTGAGGCGGTATCTGAAAACCGCTTACGTCTTGTGTCGGTGGCGTGGCAGCAAGCAGAAGATACGGCATTAACGCATTTACTGGTACGTTACCGCTATAACCTTGAGGGGGATTTAATTGCTGTTGAAAATGCACAAGGCGAAAAGGTACGTCAATTTGCTTACCAACATCATTTATTAACCTCACATCAAAATGCGGCGGGTTTGGTTTCTCGTTATGAGTACGATAAATATGAGCTGGGTGGCAAGGTCATTCGCAACCGCACGAATTTAGGCGAAGATTGGCAATTCCGTTATTTCCCGAACTATACCGAAGTGACGGATAATCTAGGTCGCATTGAACAATACCACTTTGACCATCATCAAGCGTTGGTCAAACGGGTGTTTGCAGATGGTAGCACACAGCAATTTGAACGAGACAAGTTAGGGCGGCTACTGTCACAAACGGACCGTGCCGGACGAAAATCCGAATTTCGCTACAATGCACAAGGGCAGTTGGTTGAACAGATACGTTCAGACAATTAA
- a CDS encoding IS30-like element ISApl1 family transposase, producing the protein MMSTSYRHLTINEREKIMILLAQGKKQAEIAKALGRSSSTISRELKRHALESYSATNAQNSYLKHRQNSKAQRKLEQPEYFNLVQEKFLTENWSPEQISARLKLEKSELSISYSTIYRGIYSGLFDIGERKASRKLRHKGKTRHTKNHHEKRGKIQISNHLNDRPISAQNRSRFGHWEADTVLGKAGGACLLTLTERKSRFELVKKIPAKKAEAVQKAMIELLDSHILRSITPDRGKEFAQHRLVTEALGVEFYFPEPHQPWTRGTNENTNGLLREYFPKHQDINQWSEVDIQQVINKLNLRPRKCLGWKTPYEVYFKKSLHLV; encoded by the coding sequence ATGATGAGTACTTCCTACCGACATCTTACAATAAACGAGCGAGAAAAGATAATGATTTTACTCGCACAGGGCAAAAAACAAGCAGAAATTGCCAAAGCACTGGGACGTAGCTCCAGCACCATTTCTCGCGAGCTGAAACGACACGCTCTAGAAAGCTACAGTGCAACGAACGCACAAAACAGCTATTTGAAGCATCGTCAAAATAGCAAAGCACAGCGCAAATTAGAGCAGCCTGAATATTTCAATTTGGTGCAAGAAAAGTTTCTGACAGAAAACTGGTCGCCCGAACAAATCAGCGCACGATTAAAATTGGAAAAATCTGAATTATCCATTAGTTATTCAACCATTTATCGTGGTATTTATTCAGGGTTGTTTGATATAGGCGAACGCAAAGCCAGTCGCAAACTGCGCCACAAAGGCAAAACACGGCATACAAAAAATCATCATGAAAAACGTGGCAAAATTCAGATATCCAACCATTTGAACGACCGTCCCATTTCGGCGCAAAATCGCAGTCGCTTTGGACATTGGGAAGCTGATACCGTACTGGGTAAAGCGGGTGGAGCTTGTTTGCTGACGCTGACGGAACGCAAAAGTCGTTTTGAGTTGGTGAAGAAAATTCCTGCCAAAAAAGCCGAAGCAGTCCAAAAAGCCATGATTGAATTGCTGGATTCACATATATTGCGGTCAATTACGCCAGACCGTGGTAAAGAATTTGCCCAACATCGTTTGGTAACAGAAGCACTGGGTGTAGAATTTTACTTCCCCGAGCCGCATCAACCGTGGACACGGGGAACGAATGAAAATACAAATGGGTTACTTCGTGAATACTTTCCGAAGCACCAAGACATCAATCAGTGGAGCGAAGTTGATATTCAACAGGTGATCAATAAACTGAATTTACGACCACGTAAATGTTTAGGTTGGAAAACACCTTATGAAGTTTACTTCAAAAAATCGTTGCACTTGGTTTGA
- a CDS encoding IS256 family transposase, variant Zn-binding type, with protein MQKYGKKNNIQRYFCSSCHKTFSSTNKLNPIDIWTDYTIGKQTYKQLAEKYRCSIRTIQRYIEKSPKAKLIPLQQTYLKIIADVTFFGREFGVLVLIDTLSKKVVYHRVVKTEKDLYYKLALNILREKGYMIQSITNDGRRGLLKDLFNTPIQMCHFHMVAIVMRKLRKKHQSQAGKELKIIVKTLKESHKNEFYLRLHQWYLKHKEFLDERSEYPNEKGYFPYKHRNVREAYTSLKYYMKYLFTFEEYAHLNIEKTTNRLEGLFKELKQKLSVHSGLTKKHKIMFIKDFLNKKSW; from the coding sequence ATCCAAAAGTATGGAAAGAAAAATAATATTCAGAGATACTTTTGTTCATCCTGTCATAAAACCTTTTCTTCCACAAATAAATTAAATCCAATAGATATTTGGACTGATTACACCATAGGAAAACAAACCTATAAACAATTAGCCGAAAAATATCGCTGTTCCATTAGAACTATTCAACGTTATATTGAAAAATCCCCCAAAGCTAAATTAATTCCTTTACAACAAACCTATCTCAAGATTATTGCAGACGTGACCTTCTTTGGTCGTGAATTTGGTGTATTAGTTTTAATAGATACCTTATCTAAAAAAGTCGTTTATCATCGTGTCGTAAAAACAGAAAAAGACCTCTATTATAAGCTCGCATTGAATATACTTCGAGAAAAAGGCTATATGATTCAATCCATTACAAATGATGGACGTAGAGGGCTATTAAAGGATTTATTTAATACACCAATTCAAATGTGCCACTTCCATATGGTCGCCATTGTGATGAGAAAATTAAGAAAAAAGCATCAATCACAAGCAGGTAAAGAATTAAAGATTATTGTAAAAACGCTAAAAGAAAGCCACAAAAATGAATTTTATTTAAGATTACATCAATGGTATTTAAAACATAAAGAGTTTTTAGATGAACGGTCTGAATATCCCAATGAGAAAGGATATTTTCCTTATAAACACCGTAATGTAAGAGAGGCTTATACCAGTTTAAAATACTATATGAAATATTTATTCACCTTTGAAGAATATGCTCACTTAAATATAGAAAAAACAACAAATAGGTTGGAAGGGTTATTTAAAGAACTGAAACAGAAATTATCGGTTCATAGCGGATTAACGAAAAAGCATAAGATTATGTTTATAAAGGATTTTTTAAATAAAAAGAGTTGGTAA
- the tetR(B) gene encoding tetracycline resistance transcriptional repressor TetR(B), with protein MSRLDKSKVINSALELLNEVGIEGLTTRKLAQKLGVEQPTLYWHVKNKRALLDALAIEMLDRHHTHFCPLEGESWQDFLRNNAKSFRCALLSHRDGAKVHLGTRPTEKQYETLENQLAFLCQQGFSLENALYALSAVGHFTLGCVLEDQEHQVAKEERETPTTDSMPPLLRQAIELFDHQGAEPAFLFGLELIICGLEKQLKCESGS; from the coding sequence ATGTCTAGATTAGATAAAAGTAAAGTGATTAACAGCGCATTAGAGCTGCTTAATGAGGTCGGAATCGAAGGTTTAACAACCCGTAAACTCGCCCAGAAGCTAGGTGTAGAGCAGCCTACATTGTATTGGCATGTAAAAAATAAGCGGGCTTTGCTCGACGCCTTAGCCATTGAGATGTTAGATAGGCACCATACTCACTTTTGCCCTTTAGAAGGGGAAAGCTGGCAAGATTTTTTACGTAATAACGCTAAAAGTTTTAGATGTGCTTTACTAAGTCATCGCGATGGAGCAAAAGTACATTTAGGTACACGGCCTACAGAAAAACAGTATGAAACTCTCGAAAATCAATTAGCCTTTTTATGCCAACAAGGTTTTTCACTAGAGAATGCATTATATGCACTCAGCGCTGTGGGGCATTTTACTTTAGGTTGCGTATTGGAAGATCAAGAGCATCAAGTCGCTAAAGAAGAAAGGGAAACACCTACTACTGATAGTATGCCGCCATTATTACGACAAGCTATCGAATTATTTGATCACCAAGGTGCAGAGCCAGCCTTCTTATTCGGCCTTGAATTGATCATATGCGGATTAGAAAAACAACTTAAATGTGAAAGTGGGTCTTAA
- a CDS encoding RHS repeat protein, whose translation MMGHTSRYAYDGQGNLIMFTNAEGESQHIVYNEKGLRTAVIDPLGNRTHFRYNAQHQLVETEDCSGNRTAFRYNEWGQLTGITDAEGDHTTYCYDERHQPVQVTYADGSTAHFHYDFAGRLTTYTDSKGNSTYYRYSLDDFK comes from the coding sequence ATGATGGGACATACAAGCCGTTATGCTTATGACGGGCAAGGCAATCTGATAATGTTTACCAATGCAGAAGGGGAAAGTCAGCATATTGTGTATAACGAGAAAGGTTTACGCACGGCAGTGATAGACCCTTTAGGCAACCGCACGCATTTTCGCTACAACGCCCAACACCAACTGGTGGAAACGGAAGATTGCTCGGGCAATCGCACCGCTTTCCGTTACAATGAATGGGGACAGCTTACGGGCATCACGGATGCGGAAGGAGATCACACCACTTACTGTTATGACGAACGACACCAGCCGGTACAGGTCACTTACGCAGACGGTAGCACGGCACATTTTCACTACGACTTCGCCGGCAGACTGACCACTTATACGGACAGCAAGGGGAATAGCACCTACTATCGCTACAGTCTTGATGATTTCAAGTGA
- a CDS encoding ParA family protein, translated as MLQSIKPFIVTVMSTKGGVTKSTNVANIGAFCADHSIKTLMIDTDVQATLSSYYHIEDSAPFGLYEFFTRPDLPLNEIISRTEFSNLDLIQSNDPLDKLSTVLTSTPGGILKFNQLVKKIDGYDLIIVDTRGTRGITVDMTVLASDLILSPLRPELVSAREFMRATLGIYKNLNIFTDYGTLI; from the coding sequence ATGCTACAGTCTATCAAACCGTTTATTGTTACTGTAATGTCCACTAAAGGTGGAGTAACAAAATCAACTAATGTCGCAAATATAGGTGCTTTCTGTGCTGATCACAGTATTAAAACTTTAATGATCGACACTGATGTTCAAGCTACCCTATCGTCTTATTATCATATTGAAGATTCCGCACCTTTTGGATTATATGAATTTTTCACTCGACCTGATCTTCCATTAAATGAGATCATATCTCGGACAGAATTCTCTAATTTGGATTTAATCCAATCTAACGACCCACTAGATAAGCTCTCTACCGTTCTTACAAGTACACCAGGTGGTATCCTAAAGTTCAATCAACTTGTTAAAAAAATTGATGGCTATGATTTAATCATAGTTGACACTAGAGGTACACGGGGCATTACGGTTGATATGACAGTCCTTGCTAGCGATCTTATCCTTTCTCCACTAAGACCAGAGTTGGTATCTGCTCGTGAATTTATGCGTGCTACCTTAGGTATATATAAAAATCTAAACATTTTTACAGACTACGGTACTCTTATATAA
- a CDS encoding DeoR/GlpR family transcriptional regulator yields MKQSIRHNKIIELVNQLGYVSTEELVAQLNVSSQTIRRDLNELAENNLIRRHHGGAGVPSNSENSDYTERKYFFSEQKEYIGQRVARLIPNGSSLFIDIGTTPEAVAFALLSHKDLRIVTNNLNAAHILKEKEDFQITIAGGGLRPDGGIIGEATVNFINQFRLDYCILGISAIESDGSMMDYDYHEVQVKRALMRNARNVVLVTDHSKFTRNAIVRLGDVREVNYLFTDRPLPIELQNHLIHSDVTVHICNEK; encoded by the coding sequence ATGAAACAGTCCATTCGCCATAATAAAATTATCGAATTGGTTAATCAATTAGGTTATGTCAGCACGGAAGAGCTAGTCGCACAATTAAATGTGAGTTCTCAAACGATCCGACGTGATCTGAATGAACTTGCCGAAAATAATTTAATTCGCCGCCATCACGGTGGTGCTGGAGTTCCTTCGAATAGTGAGAATAGTGACTACACTGAAAGAAAATATTTCTTTTCAGAGCAAAAGGAATATATTGGTCAGCGTGTCGCTAGACTGATTCCGAATGGTTCTTCTCTCTTTATCGATATTGGTACAACACCTGAAGCGGTTGCTTTTGCATTACTCTCTCACAAAGACCTACGTATTGTCACCAATAACTTAAATGCTGCCCATATCCTCAAAGAGAAAGAGGATTTTCAAATTACGATTGCAGGCGGAGGACTACGTCCCGATGGTGGTATTATTGGTGAAGCAACTGTCAATTTCATCAATCAATTTCGTTTAGATTACTGCATTTTAGGTATTAGTGCGATAGAATCAGATGGTTCAATGATGGATTATGATTACCACGAAGTGCAAGTTAAACGTGCGTTAATGCGAAATGCCCGCAATGTGGTTCTTGTTACCGATCATTCTAAATTTACTCGCAATGCGATTGTGCGTTTAGGTGATGTCAGAGAGGTGAATTATCTCTTTACCGATCGCCCATTACCAATAGAATTGCAAAACCATCTTATTCACAGTGATGTTACTGTGCATATTTGTAACGAAAAATAA